The genomic region GACCTGGACAATCTATATGAGCGTAATGCCTCTTTTCAGTTTCATACTCAACATGTGAAATGTTTATTGTAATACCTCTTGCTTTTTCTTCTGGAGCATTATCAATTGACCAGAAGTCTCTAAATTGTGTTCTTCCTAAAGTTGCTAAAACCTTTGTTATTGCAGAGGTTAATGTTGTTTTACCATGGTCAATGTGACCAATGGTTCCTACATTCACATGAGGTTTAGTTCTTTCAAATTTCTCTTTTGCCATATTCGTTCTACCTCCTTAAAATACATTCTCAATTCCTCTAACCCTTTTAATTATTTTTTCGTATACGGGTTGAGGAACCACTTCATATTTGCTAAATTGCATAGTATAACTTGCTCTTCCCTGACTTAATGAACGAAGTTCTGTTGCATACCCAAAAAGTTCTGCTAAAGGAATTAATGCTTCAATTATTCTTAAGTTTCCTTCACTCAAAATGTTGTTTATTTTTCCTCTTCTTAATGATATGCCTTGAATAATATCTCCGAGATAATTTTCTGGAGTGATGATTTCAACCTCCATTATTGGTTCAAGTAGAATTGGACCGGCTTTTCTTGCTCCTTCTTTAAATGCTTTTGATGCAGCAATTCTATATGCAATCTCAGATGAATCAACAGGGTGGTATGAACCATCAATTAATTCAACACCAATGTTAATTGCTGGATATCCAAGAACTATTCCAGTCTCAAGGGAACCTCTTACTCCATCTTCAACTGCAGGTATAAATTCATCTGGAATTACACCACCTCTTATTTTGTTAACAAACACAAATTTCTGATCTTTCACTGGAAATATTTTTAACACAACATGTCCATACAAGCCCTTTCCACCGCTTTGTCTTATATATTTTCCTTCTTCAATAACTTCTTTTGTAATAGTCTCTCTATAATTAACTTCAGGTTTTCCGATTTTTGCTTCAACACCAAATTCTCTTGTTAATCTATCAACTATTATTTCAAGATGAAGTTCACCCATTCCAGAAACAATAGTTTGACCTGTTTCTTCATCATATCTTACCTTAAAAGTTGGATCTTCAAGAGCGAATTTTCTTAAAGCAAGAGATAGTTTATCTTGTTCTGATTCAGATTTTGGTTCAATTGCAATTGAAATAACAGGTTCTGGAAATTCAATTTTTTCTAAAACAATTGGATATTTCTCATCACATATTGTATCTCCTGTTACACTATCTTTTAAACCAACAATACCTCCAAGTTCTCCTGCCTTTAACTCTTTTATATCCTCTCTTTTGTTTGCATGTAATCTTAAAATTCTTGAGACTCTCTCTTTTCTTTTCAAATTAGGGTTATAAACATATGAACCTGATGAAATAACACCAGAATAAACTCTTATATAATGAAGTTGACCAATATAAGGATCATTTTGAACTTTAAAAACAAGTGCTGTTAATGGATCATCAATTGAGTGGTTCCTTAATTCTTCTTTTCCATTTTCAGGATTTATTCCTTTTATAGGTGGAATATCGAGTGGAGATGGTAAATAATCAACTATAGCATCTAGAAGAGGTTGTATTCCTTTATTTTTAAGAGAACTTCCAAAAAGCAAAGGATAGAAATACCCTTTAATTGTTCCATATCTTATGGCTCTCTTTATTTCATCATGAGTAATCTCTTCACCATTTATATATTTTTCTAATAGTTTGTCATCAGATTCGCAAACCCTTTCAATTAGTTCATTTCTTAATTTCTCTATTTCTGAGTCAATTTCACAAGGAACAGTTTCATATTCTTCACCAGTGCCTTCATTTGACCAAATATATTTTTTAAGTTCAATTAAATCAATAACTCCTGAAAATTTTTCTTCTTGACCAATGGGAAGTTGAACCAAAAGTGGGTTAACATTTAATTTTTCTTTTATTGTTTCTATAACTTTATGATAATTTGCTCCTGTTCTATCCATCTTATTTACAAAAATTATTCTTGGGACTTTATATTTTGATGCTTGTCTCCATACAGTTTCTGTTTGAGGTTGAACTCCACTAACTCCTTCAAGGATAACTATTACTCCATCCAAAACTCTTAAGGATCTTTCAACTTCAGCTGTGAAGTCCACATGACCTGGTGTGTCTATAATGTTAATAATAGAATCTCTCCAGAAACAAGTTGTGACTGCTGATGTTATTGTTATTCCTCTTTCTTTTTCTTGAATCATATAGTCCATTGTTGCTGTACCTTCATCAACATTTCCTAATCTATGAGTTTTCCCAGTATAATATAATACTCTTTCTGTTGTGGTAGTTTTACCAGCATCAATATGTGCTATAAATCCAATATTTCTTATTTTTTTGATTTCGTATCTATAAAACTCCATTACCACCTGAAATGAGCAAATGCTCTGTTTGCCTCAGCCATCTTGTGAGTCTCTTCTCTTTTCTTCATTGTTGCACCTTGATCTGAAAGAATATCAAGCATCTCTTTTGCTAACCTTTCAATCATTGTTTTCTCTCCTCTATCTCTTGCAAATTTAACTAACCATTTTAGAGCAATTTTTATTCCTCTTTGAGGTTCAACTTCAACTGGAATTTGATATGTTGCTCCACCAACTCTTCTTGGTTTTAACTCCACAAGTGGCCTTGCTTTATCTAAAACCTCTTGTAAAGCAATATCTCCTCTTTTACCTGTTTTCTCTTCGACAATTTTTAAAGCAGAATAGACAATCTTTCTTGCCTTCTCTTTTTTTCCACCACTCATAACTTTATTTATTAATTTATGAACCAAAACACTTCCATACACTAAATCTGGCTCAATTTCTCTTGGTTTAACAGGACCTTTTCTAGGCACTATTCACCTCCTACCTTTTTAGGTCTTTTAGCACCATATTTTGATCTTCCTTGTTTTCTTCCCTCAACTCCTGCACAATCATAAACTCCTCTAACAATATGGTATCTAACACCTGGAAGATCTTTAACTCTTCCTCCTCTTACAAGAACAACTGAGTGCTCTTGAAGATTATGTCCTATTCCAGGAATATATGCAATAACTTCTCTTCCATTTGAGAGTCTCACCTTTGCAACTTTTCTTAATGCAGAGTTAGGTTTTTTAGGAGTGGTTGTATAAACTTTTATACAAACGCCTCTTTTAAATGGATTTCCTTCTAAATCCTTTGAACGAGACTTACTTATAACTTTTTCTCTAGGTTTTCTTATTAATTGGTTAATTGTTGGCATAAAACCTCCTCATATCTTCTAAAAAAATTTTTGGCTAAAATTAGCCTTAAAAATTTCAAAAAACTCTATTCAAAATAGAGCAAATTAAAATTATACATTATATTACAACTTTGTCAATAGATTAAATTGGTTCTGCGTGAATTGTAACATTTGAATTTTTAATCTCTTTTTCTATTGCTTTTTCTACAATACTTATTTTTTCATGAACTTCATTTAAAGTTCTATCACCTCTAAGTTTCACATGAAATGTAATTTCAATTTGATTTCCATAATCATGAATATGAATATGATGAACATCCTCAATGAAATCAAATTTATTTGATATATCTTTAATTTTTTTAATAATGTTTTGAGATGGTTCTTCTCCTATTAAAAAACTACTTGACTCAAACAAAATAGAAATTCCAGTATAAATAATTAAAGCTGAAACTCCCATTCCAAAAATTCCATCAAGAATGAACAAACCATATTTAAAAGTAATAAAGCCAATAATTATAAAAAGAGTTGCAATTGAATCACTTCTATGATGCCATGCATCTGCTTTTAGAGAAGAAGAATTAATTTTCTTACCTAGTTCATTTGAAATAAAAGTTAAAAATTCTTTAATTAAGATTGTAATTATTAATATAAAAATAATTAATATATTTACATCAATTTTTATTGGATTCTTAAATCTATGGTAAGAGTTTATAAAAAATTCAAAACCAACATAAATAAGAAGAATTGACATAAAAATTGCGATAATTTTTTCAATTCTACCATGACCAAATGGGTGTCTTTTATCTGGTTTTTTTGATGAAAGGTAAAATCCTATTATAACCATAATCGAAGTTAAAATATCTGAAAGTGTATGAAAAGCATCAGCTCTAAGTGAAATTGAATTTAATAAAATGCTTAAATAAAATTTAACTAAAAAAATTATTAAATTAAAAATTGAAGAAATGGTTCCTTCAAAAATTCCAAAATTTTTGAACTGATCTCCTTTATCGAGTTTAAAAAATTTAATTACAAAATTTATTATCTTCTCTTTCATTATTTCAATATTTTATTCCAAAAAAGATTTGTGTCAAATTAATAAGAGGCAGGGATAATAACACCCTGCCTCTTAAAAAAATTCTTTTTAACTAATCTTGTTTAATCTTCTACATATACTATTCTTCCTTCAACTTGAGGATTAAGAGGTGTGCGTTTCTTAATATATTCAACAAAATCATCCCTCATCCAATTTCCAGTAACCCAAACTAAGGATTTTGAATTTTTAAAGGAGGTATATCCATCTCCACCTGCAGCCATAAAATCATTTGTTGCAACAGTATATACCTTATCTAGTTCAATTGGTTTTCCTTTAATTAAAACTTCAACAACTCTACTCATTGGTGGCTTCTTTTTGTTAACCTTAACTACTAAACCTGAAACTTGAGGAAATCTACCAGCCCCTGCTTCAATCTGCGAGAAACCATTTTCAAGTGCAGCAAGTATATCTTTTCCAGTAAGTTCAATTTTTACTATAAGATTATCAAAAGGAAGAACATTATAAACATCTCCAATTTTAATTGATCCCTTTTTAATACTCGCTCTTATTCCTCCACCATTTGTTATTGCAATATCTGAATTTGCCAACTCTCTCATCATATCCGCAATTAAGTTTCCTAAATTTGTCTCTTTACTTCTCACATTTGCTCTCTCTCCATCAAGGTCAACTAAAGTTTCACCAATCACTACTTCCATTTCTTTTTTCAATTTTTCTTCATATGGTGTAATAAGTGATTTAATAGTATCGTCCTCTTTTATTGAATCTGTAATTGGGATTAATGTATATCTAAAGTTCTTTAATTTTGAACCAGAATATGTATTTTCAAAGTCAAGATAAATTCTTCCTAAATTCAATCCTTTTTCTCCTGTCTGTACAATGTAAACTCCATTTACTAAATCTGCTTGTTTTAAAACAGTATGAGTATGACCACCTATAATTAAATTAATTCCAGAAACATTAGAAGCAAGAGTTTTGTCATCATCTCCTGCTCCATCATTATATCCTAAGTGTGAAATTGCTATAACAAAATCAACTTCTTCTTTTTTAAGAGTTTCAACTGTAGTTTTTGATGTATCAATTGGATCAAGTATTTTTAATCCCTCTATTCCTTTTGGATTAACTAGAATTGGCAATTCTTTTGTTTCTAATCCAAAGAATCCTAATTTTAAAGTTGAAAATTCAAGTGTATCATATGCTTTAGGTGCAAATGTTTTTCCTGTTGAAGTATCAATTAAATTTGCACAAAGGTAAGTATATTTTGCTTCTTTTATTCTTTGAAGTGTTAACTCTTTCCCCCAATCAAATTCATGATTTCCAAAAGTTGCGTAGTTATATCCCATTGCATTATAAATTTCAACAACATTTTGACCTTTAAAGAAGTTTGCTATATTTGCACCTTGAAGGTGATCTCCAGCATCTATTAAGATCGTATTTGGATTTTTTGCTTTTTCTTCTTTGACAATAGTATAAATTCTTGCAAGACCACCATTTTTAGCATCTGTTCCGCTTAAATAACCATGGAAATCATTTGTGTGAAGAATTGTAATAACTGGAAATCTTGCATTAACAATTAATTCGAGAGCTTCTCCAAGTGTTAATTTTTTATTTGGTTCAAGTTTGTTATCTTTCGGTTTAACTATACCTTTTAGAATTGCCCATGCAAAAGTATTTCTAGCCCATGATGAAATCAAAGCACTATCTTCGAATTTATTAAGAATAGAACTATCTACTTTTTGAGCATCCTTTAGACCTCCAATAGTGTATACAGTCATAAGAATAGCTTCCTCTTTTGTTATTGGAAGTCCAGGGAAAAATGTTCCATATCCTGTTAAAATTCCATAATCAACTTTAAGTTCATTTAATGTGAATTCTGTTGATTTACTTAATAAATATAAGAAGTGATTCTTTGTTAAAGTCATAGATGGATCAATATCATAAACTTTATATGGATAAGTATCAATTTTTACATTTCTAAAAAATGTATCAAAAATATTTTTTCTAGAATCAAGAAGATAAGCTGCACTTGGATACATTTTCCAGTTGTTATCAACTTCTGGATAAATTAATTTTTTCTTTTGTATATATTCAATAATTAAATTTCTAATTTCTTCATCAGACTTCCATAAAAGTGGTGCATTTGCAAGCATTGTATAACCGCCACCACCATTTCCTCTATAATTATTTACAGCAAGTTTAAATTTCTGTGTCATTGAAACAGGTTTTCCCTTATAAGTCATCTTTATAACTCTTTGACCAATGGGCTTTGTAATATCAACTTCATATTCTATTCCTTGGACTGTATCAAAGTTATATCCCCTTATGTTTGGATTAACAAGTGGAGTATCTGTTAAACCAAAATCGTATGTATTGTAATATCTATATGACCATTCTAGTGCTTCTTTTATATCTTTTCCTGTTACCTCTTTTACCCAAAGAGTATTTTCATAAATATAAAGCGAATAGACATCTCTAACTTTGATTGCGCCTTTTTGCCACACTGGAGGTACAGTTGGAAGCATTGCTGCTATAGAAATATCTGCTCCTGTTATCTCAAGTTGAACTTTATGTATCAAATCTAACATAGCATTATCCATTAACCTACAATTTGTACCATCAATTGTTTCAACTGCTTCTCCAATTGGGGAGTCAACATATTTAACAGTCTTATCGTGATAATCCTTTACAAGATCTAATATTTCTTGTGCTGCTTCAACTTTATCATCTACAACTAAATTGACGCCTTCTTTTTTAACAATTTTCCATTTATCCCCAGATTTTTCTAAAGTTATATCAAGTTTTGCTAATGCTTGACCCCAATTACTTGGTTGTACACATAAAACACCATTTCTTAAAAATGGTGCGATATTATAATGATCATGACCAGTAATTAATATATCTATTTCAGGATATTTCTGAACAATTGCATCTGCAACATTTCCTTCTCTTAAAGGTTCAAGATATTTGAAATTCTTTGTATCATTACCAAATTCGAAACCCATATGTGCAGATACAATTAAAACATCAACTTGTGGTCTTAAAAGTTTTACATATTTTCCTACTGCTTCAACTGCATCTGTAAATTTATGACCCTTTAAATTATATGATGGAGTTACAGTGTTTGTTTCTTGAGTTGTAACTCCGATTATTCCAATTTTTATTCCATTAACTTCTTTAATAATGTATGGTTTAAGAGGATTTTCTCCAGTTGCCTCATTAATCATATTTGCAGATAAAAATGGAAAGTTAGCGTCTTTTTGAACTTTAACAAGCCAATCATAACCATAATCTTGAATCTCATGATTACCTATAACCATTGCATCATAACCCATATAATTCATAACAAGCATCATTGGATGAGTTTTCTCTTTTTCTATTTTTGTGAAATAATATGTAAGAGGTGTACCTTGAATATTATCGCCATTACTAATTAAAACAACATTTGGGTTTTCTTTTTTAACTTGTTTTATAAGAGTGTAAACTTTTGCAAGTCCTCTATTTGCTGATTTCAGAGTGTAATAATCAATTGGGTATACATTTCCATGCTCATCAGATGTTGCAAGAACTGTAATTTTTGTTTGATTTTGGTTTACTTTAGAATAAGAAATGTTTAATAACCCAAAGATTAACGAAAAAACTAAAATTAAAGTTAATAAAATTTTTGAAAATTTACCCATAACCTAACCTCCTAAAGATTTAGATTTAAAATTTTTAATTTATCACCTCCTTTTCCTTAAATAGCAATATAATTATACCTCAATTATTTGTTAATTAAATTTTAAAAATAAATTTATATTTCTTAACAATTCCTTAATAATTTATTATTATAAATTTAGTTATGAAGATTCTTATAATTGAGGATGATAAAGAGATTTCAAAACTTATAAAATTATATCTTGAAAAAGAAGGATATGAGATAATTTATTCATATAATGCGAATAATGGAATAGAAAAATTTTATGAAGAGAATCCAAATCTTATAATACTTGACCTTATGCTTCCAGATTTTTCTGGTCTTAAAGTATTAGGGGATATAAAAAAGGAAAAAGATATACCAATAATAATAATTACTGCCAAGGGAGAGGAAGACGATAGAGTTATTGGTTTCATCAAAGGAGCAGATGATTATATTACAAAACCTTTCAGTTTTAAAGAGCTTGTATTGAGAGTGAAGGCAGTTTTAAAAAGATATGGTGATGCTGATTTTATAAAATTTAAAGATTTAGAAATTTATCCTGAAAAATTTAAATTATTTAAAAACAAAGAAGAGGTCAAACTTTCATCTTTAGAATTTAAAATTTTTATGACACTATATAAAAATAAAGGTAAAGTTCTTTCAAGAGATGATATTCTTGATTCCGTACATGGATTTTATGGTGAGCCAGTTATTGATAGAAGCATAGATGTTCATATTACAAATTTAAGAAAAAAATTAAATGATGATCCAAAAAAACCTAAATACATTGAAACAATTAGAGGAATAGGTTATAAAATGGTGGAATAATGAAAATTAGATGGAAGATAATTATATTATCAATTATAATAGTTTTAATTGTTTTAATCTTTATAATTTTCTTTCTCAATTATCAAATACCTCAGCAATTTGACGAAGCATTAAGAAGACATGGACCTCCATTACCAAATGAAAGAGGTCCAATGAGATTAGAATTTTTAAATAGAATAAGAAATTCACTTATATTTGGTGGTTTAATTTCTATTGGTATTTCAGTTGTTCTCTCTTATGTTTTTTCAAGATACATTGAGAAACCAATTATTGATCTTAAAGAGGGTGTAAAGAGAGTTGCAAAAGGAGATTTTGATTTTTATGTTAAAAAAGAGAGTGATGATGAAATAGGAGAGTTAGTAGATGATTTTAATTTAATGGTAAAGAAATTAAAAAACCTTGAAGAGATAAGAAAAGATCTTGTATCAAAAGTAACTCATGAAATATCAACTCCTTTAACAGGAATTGCTGGTTTTATTGAGGCAATAGAAGACAGAATAATACCAGAACAAGAAATTCCAAAAGTAATTAAAACAATCAAGGAAGAGGTTGATAGATTATCTAAAATGATTGATGACTTAAGGAACTATTCTTTTATTGAATCTATAAATTTTAAACTGAATTTTGAAAAAATTGATATTAAAAATGAAATTGAGTATGCATTGGAGATAATTAAAAATAAATATAAAGATAAGAATATAAAGATAGATATTAATATAAATTCAATTTTGATTGATGGTGATAAAAAAAGAATAAAGGAAATTTTTATTAATATTCTTGATAATGCCTTTAAATTTTCAAAAGATAATGGCTCTATTTTTATTAAGAATTTTAAAGATAAAAGATTTGTTTATGTTTCTATAAAGGATGAAGGAATTGGAATAGACGAAGATGATTTAAATAAAATTTTTAATAAGTTTTATAGGGGTAAAAACGCAGAAACGAATGAAACAAAAGGAACAGGTTTAGGTCTTTTAATAACAAAAGAATTAATTGAAGCACATAAAGGAAAAATTGAATTGAAAAGTGAAAAAAATAAAGGAACTGAAGTTATTATCTCTTTACCAATTTCTCAATAAGAAAAAAGATTCCAAAGAATATTTTCAAAACCACTTTCTTTAAAAAATGAAAGGTTAATTGGAAGATAAAATTCAGGAAAATAAAAAGAAGCACCAGATAAATTTATTTTAAAACTATTTTTGTCAATTAATATTAATTCATCTTTATAATGTAAAATTTCAGGAAAATAATTTTTATAGAATTCGAAGAAATCAACATATTTATTATTTAATGGAATCAAATAATTTTTTCTTAAATTAATTAATGAATCTTTATTTTTAATTTTATTTAAGTTTTCTTTTAAAAAAGATAATAATTTCTCAGTTTCTTTTGTGTTTATTACTGAAATTTGGATCTCTTCTTTCCCTTGTGAACCAAAATTATATGAGTCAAAGTATGATTCAGCAATTTCTTTTGCAATAACTTGAGGAATAAGGTTTTTATCATTTATCTTTGATATATTATTGAAAATATCATCATAAGGAAAACCATCAAGAGGAACATAAGTTTGAGAGCCAATTATATAATCAACAAAATTTCTGAGTTCATATGAAACTTCAATTGATTGCATAAAACAAGCATCAAACATTAAAATATCTATTTTTCTTCTATAATTTTTATATAAATTTTCCAAAACACTTTTAATCTCTTGAATAGTTAAATAGTCACTTGAATTTTCATCAAAACAAACTCCCTTAAATGTGCTACCTTTAAAATTTCTACCATCACCATGTCCCCAGAGAATAAGAATTATGTTTTCAGGATAATATTTTGAAATTCCAAATTTAATTAAAGAATATAAAACTTGAGGATCTCCACTATTTAAATTTTCATAAATCTTTAAAATTTCCTCTTTATTTTTTTCAATTTCCAAAAGTTTAGTATCATAAATGCCATCAAAGAGTGCTATTATTTTTGAATTTATTTTTTCTCCACTCTTTAATTCATTCAAATCGTCAAGTGCATTATTATAAAGATCATTATCCGCTGCTATATAAATTAAAAATAGGTTTTTAGTCTCATTTTTCTTAATTGGTGTTATAAATATTAATAAAATAAGAAAAAGTAAAAATATTCTATTTTTCATAGATAATTGTTACCTTTTGTTCTTTAGAATCCCAAAAAACATAAGAGTTTAGTGCTTCTGCAACAAATCTTATTGGAACAATCGTTCTTCCATTTATAACAGTTGGAGGAACATCAAGGGCATATTTTTTGTCATTTATATATGAAATATTATTATTTAACCACATTAATATTTCTTTATCTTCAAACTTTATTTTTATACTTTTATCATCATTATTCCAAACAACTTCTCCTCCAAAGCTTTCAACGACAAATCTTAAAGGAACCATAGTTCTTCCTTTTATAATCATCGGTGGAATTTCTAATTCTATTTCTTTGTCATTTAAATAACCAATTTTATTATTTATAAATATTTTTATTACTTTTGATGTTAGTTTAAAAATATGAAATTTTTTCTCAACTATATTATTTTCTTCATTAACTTCTTTTATCTGGTGTCCACTGTCAATTTGGACCACAAGAGTTCTATCTCCTGATGGAGGTAAGTATGATGAAGAAAAAGTTTTTGCGCTTAAATCAATAGAAAACTTAACATCAATACAATCTTTTTCTATTTTTTCAATCACTTTGCTATCAATATGTGTAAATCTTGATGGTTTATCCCAAAAAATTGAAACTATAAATTGTGAGTTAAAATTTTTTAAATTTTCTATTCCAGAGATACATAAATTTATCAATATATCAAATTTTTCGTTCTCAAAAATTATTTCTTTTGAAAAAATTAAATCTTTTATTGATAAATCTATCTTGTCTTCTGAAAATGCTAATTTTGCTGTGGATAAAGTTAAAATTAGAATTAAAATAAAAATTATTTTTTTCATGTTAACCTCTAATATTTAGAGAGTAAAAAATTAATTTTGTTTCAGGAAAAATTCTGCAATTATTGTTGTTTTTTTTCCTTCTCTTCTTACTGATACAGAAAGGTCATTTTCTGTTATTTTTACATATTTTAAAATAAGATTTGCAAAATCTTTTTTAAGATTTTCAATCTGTTTAGGTGATAAAGATAATCTATCTGAATCAAGAACAAAAGAAATTCTCTCTTTTGCTATTAATCCACTCTTTTTAGTACGAAATAAACTCATCTCTTTTCTCTCTTAAATATACCTGAGATTTTATCTAAAAATGATGTCTTTTCTTGATATATTGTAAGTGGTATTTCTTCTCCTAAAATTCTTCTTACAATATTTCTTAATTCTTTTCCACCAATGGAATTGTCGTTTAAAACCGCTGGTTCCCCAATGTTTGTAGAAATTGTTATGTATGGATCTTCTGGGATTATTCCAATAACTTTAATTGAAAGAATTTCTTCAATATCGTTCCAATGGAGCATTTCACCTTTTTTTACCATATCAACTCTTACTCTATTAATTATTAAACTTGGCTCGAAAATTTCCATTGATTCAAGTAGACCAATTACTCTATCTGCATCTCTAATTGAAGTTATCTCAGGTGTAGTTACAACTATTGCTTCTTCTGCGGAGAGAGTTGACATTCTGAAACCATGT from Caldisericia bacterium harbors:
- a CDS encoding copper amine oxidase N-terminal domain-containing protein; the protein is MKKIIFILILILTLSTAKLAFSEDKIDLSIKDLIFSKEIIFENEKFDILINLCISGIENLKNFNSQFIVSIFWDKPSRFTHIDSKVIEKIEKDCIDVKFSIDLSAKTFSSSYLPPSGDRTLVVQIDSGHQIKEVNEENNIVEKKFHIFKLTSKVIKIFINNKIGYLNDKEIELEIPPMIIKGRTMVPLRFVVESFGGEVVWNNDDKSIKIKFEDKEILMWLNNNISYINDKKYALDVPPTVINGRTIVPIRFVAEALNSYVFWDSKEQKVTIIYEK
- the minE gene encoding cell division topological specificity factor MinE, with product MSLFRTKKSGLIAKERISFVLDSDRLSLSPKQIENLKKDFANLILKYVKITENDLSVSVRREGKKTTIIAEFFLKQN
- the minD gene encoding septum site-determining protein MinD; translated protein: MGKSIVVTSGKGGVGKTTIVGNIGVGLASLGKTVALIDVDIGLRNLDLVLGLENRIVYNIMDVIEGNCKLSQALVKDKRFKDNLVLLPAAQTRLKEEVKVEDLKLIVNELKKKFDYVILDSPAGIEHGFRMSTLSAEEAIVVTTPEITSIRDADRVIGLLESMEIFEPSLIINRVRVDMVKKGEMLHWNDIEEILSIKVIGIIPEDPYITISTNIGEPAVLNDNSIGGKELRNIVRRILGEEIPLTIYQEKTSFLDKISGIFKREKR
- a CDS encoding clostripain-related cysteine peptidase, coding for MKNRIFLLFLILLIFITPIKKNETKNLFLIYIAADNDLYNNALDDLNELKSGEKINSKIIALFDGIYDTKLLEIEKNKEEILKIYENLNSGDPQVLYSLIKFGISKYYPENIILILWGHGDGRNFKGSTFKGVCFDENSSDYLTIQEIKSVLENLYKNYRRKIDILMFDACFMQSIEVSYELRNFVDYIIGSQTYVPLDGFPYDDIFNNISKINDKNLIPQVIAKEIAESYFDSYNFGSQGKEEIQISVINTKETEKLLSFLKENLNKIKNKDSLINLRKNYLIPLNNKYVDFFEFYKNYFPEILHYKDELILIDKNSFKINLSGASFYFPEFYLPINLSFFKESGFENILWNLFSY